CCACGGACACCAGGAATCCCGGCAGGACAATGCTGGACATCCCCTTACGAGTGCGTGTACATGTGGAGACACTGCTAGCGGCGCAGAATGACATGGGGGTTTGCGATGCTTTTGAGCAGTAAGCGCCGGTCGGAAGGCCGGACACCATGAACGCCCCGCACCCTCCGAAAGTGGCCGGAATCGATTCAGCGGTCCCGTCCCCCGCACACACTGTCGCGCCCGCCGCTGCCCCGGCCGCCCCTCCGAACACCTCGGACGCCGCTGCCGCCGCTGCCGCCGACGACGACGCCCCCGGCAAAGGCTCCGCCCCGGGCCTCCTCCTCCAGGACCGGCTGGCCGGCTGGGTCTCGGACCTCACGACCCTGCACGAACTGACCGAACGCCTGGTCCGTACGGACACCCTCTCGGACGGCCTCCAGGAGTTGCTGCGTGCCGGTGCCGCCCTGGTGGGCGCCCGGCGCGGTCTCGTCACCCTGGAGCCGGCCGACGGACTCGGCCCGGACACCACCATCGGCCTCGGGCTGGCCCGTGCCGACCTCGGCCACATCGAGACCGTGCCCCGGACCTCCCTGTCCTACGGGCGGATCCTGGACGGGCTGCCGGTCGACGAGGACGGGTTCGCCGAGCCCGACCTGCTGGCCGAGAAGGGCCTCGACCCGCGCCACCGGGAGGTCGCCGCCCGTCTCGGCTACGCCGCCAGCTACGCGCTCCCGCTCTCCGCCGAGGGCACCGGACGCCTCGGCGCCGCCGCGTGGCTCTACGACGAACCCGCCGAACCGGACGAGCACCAGCGCCACCTGGCCGGCCTCTACGTCCGGTACGCCGCGCCCCACCTGACCCGCCTCCTGGAGGTCGAGCGCACGCGCGCGTGCATGGCGACGATGGCCGAGGAGCTGCTGCCCTCCCGCCTGCCGCGGGTGCCCGGCGTCCAGCTCGCCGCCCGGCACCGCACCGGCCCGCTCGGCGGCGGCGACTGGTACGACGCGCTGCCGCTGCCGGACGCCGCGCTCGGCCTCTCCGTCGGCTCCGTCACCGGGGCCGGGCCCAGCGCGGTCGCCGCGATGGGGCGGATGCGCGCCTCGCTGCGGGCGTACGCCGTGATGGAGGGCGAGGACCCGGTCGCCGTCCTGTCCGACCTGGAACTGCTGCTGCGCCTGACCGAGCCCGCCCGTTCGGCCACCGCGCTGTTCGGCTACTGCGAGCCCGCGCTGCGCCGGATCACCCTGGCCGGCGCCGGGCACAGCCCTCCGCTGCTGATCGGGGAACGGCGCACGGAGTTCGTCGAGACCTCCGTCTCGGCGCCGCTCGGCATGCTCGCCTGCTGGGAGGCGCCCAGCGTGGAGCTGCAGGCCGAAGCGGGAGAGACGGTTCTGCTGTACACGGACGGGCTGCTGCACCGCACGGGGGACCGGGCCGACCGCGCCTTCGCCCGGCTGCACGCGGCCGCCGCCGGTGTACCGAGGGCCGCGCGCCACGACCCGGACGCGGTCGCCGACCACGTCCTGCGCACCGTGCTGCCGGACGGGAAGGCCGACGCGGACTCCGAGGAGGACGTCGTCCTGCTGGCCGTACGGTTCGAATAACGGACGCCTACGCCTCGGAGACCACGGATAACGGACGGTAGCGACCCCCCGTAACAGGCCCTTCGCCCCTGGGCCCCCTTCCGTACGACCGTACGATGGGGGTGGTCCAGTGCCGTATCGAGGAGGATGACCGTGGCGGAGGAGCTCACCCAGGAGAACCCGGAGATCCCGGAGACCCCGGAGGCCGTGCTTGAGGACGCCGCTGACGCGGACGGCGACGAGCCGGTCAAGCAGCGCAAGAACGGCCTGTACCCGGGCGTGTCCGACGAGCTGGCCGAGAACATGAAGTCCGGCTGGGCCGACACGGAGCTGTACGACCTGGAGCCCATCGCCCAGGCCGCCGAGACCGCCACCCGCCGCGCCGCGCTGTCCGCCCGCTTCCCGGGTGAGCGCCTGGTGATCCCCGCGGGCAACCTGAAGACCCGGTCGAACGACACGGAGTACGCCTTCCGCGCCTCGGTCGAGTACGCGTACCTGACCGGGAACCAGACGGAGGACGGCGTCCTGGTCCTGGAGCCCAGGGGCGACGGCCACACCGCCACGATCTACCTCCTGCCCCGCTCCGACCGTGAGAACGGCGAGTTCTGGCTCAGCGGCCAGGGCGAGCTGTGGGTCGGCCGCCGCCACTCCCTCACCGAGGCCGGGAAGCTGTACGGCATCCCCGCCTCCGACGTCCGCGAGCTGCCGGACAGCCTGCGCGAGGCCACCGGCCCGGTGCGCGTCGTGCGCGGCCACGACGCCGGCATCGAGGCCGCCCTCACCGACAAGGTCACCGCGGAGCGCGACGAGGAACTGCGCGTCTTCCTCTCCGAGGCCCGCCTCGTCAAGGACGAGTTCGAGATCGGCGAGCTGCAGAAGGCCGTCGACTCCACCGTGCGCGGCTTCGAGGACGTCGTGAAGGTCCTCGACAAGGCGGAGGCGACCAGCGAGCGCTACATCGAGGGCACCTTCTTCCTCCGCGCGCGCGTGGAGGGCAACGACGTCGGCTACGGCTCCATCTGCGCCGCCGGCCCGCACGCCTGCACCCTGCACTGGGTCCGCAACGACGGCCCGGTCCGCTCCGGCGACCTGCTGCTGCTCGACGCCGGCGTGGAGACGCACACGTACTACACGGCGGACGTCACGCGCACGCTGCCGATCAACGGCCGCTACAGCGAGCTGCAGAAGAAGATCTACGACGCGGTGTACGACGCCCAGGAGGCCGGGATCGCGGCCGTGAAGCCGGGCGCCAAGTACCGCGACTTCCACGACGCGTCCCAGCGCGTGCTGGCCGAGCGGCTGGTCGAGTGGGGCCTGGTCGAGGGACCGGTCGAGCGGGTGCTGGAGCTGGGCCTGCAGCGCCGCTGGACGCTGCACGGCACCGGTCACATGCTCGGCATGGACGTGCACGACTGCGCCGCCGCGCGGGTGGAGTCCTACGTCGACGGCACCCTGGAGCCCGGCATGGTGCTCACCGTCGAGCCGGGTCTGTACTTCCAGGCCGACGACCTGACCGTGCCCGAGGAGTACCGGGGCATCGGCGTCCGCATCGAGGACGACATCCTCGTCACCGTGGACGGCAACCGGAACCTGTCCGCCGGGCTGCCGCGCCGGTCGGACGAGGTCGAGGAGTGGATGGCGGCGCTGAAGGGCTGACGCACGAACGACGGCCGGGCACCTTCGCGGTGCCCGGCCGTCGTCGTACGCCTCGTCGTGCCGTCGGGTCAGACCGCCACCAGCGGCGCGTCCTCCCGCCACTTGAGGATCTTGTCGAAGCTCACCACGGCGCCGTTACGCCCCGGCTCGTTGCCGAACTGGACGTGGTCCGCCAGTTCCCGGATGAGACACAGGCCGCGACCGCTCTCGGCGTCCGCGGAGACCGGGCGGCCCACACCCCCCGGCCGGCCCGGCGCGGCGGCGGGGAATCCGGGGCCGGTGTCGGAGACCTCGATGTGGCAGCGCTCGCCGTCCAGGTAGGCCGTGACCCGGTAGGCCTCCGTGGGGCCGCCCGCGCCGTCGTCCCCGCCGTGCTCGACGGCGTTGGCGCAGGCCTCGCTCAGGGCGACGGAGAGATCGAAGGAGATGTCGGGGTCGACGCCCGCGCTCTCCATGGTGCCGATCAGCAGGCGGCGGGCCAGGGGCACGCTCGCAGCCTCGCGCCGCAAATGGAGTGACCACCAGATGCTCATGCTCCAGCCTCCCGGCCGCGGCTCGACATACCGTTACGTATTGCCCCTCACACCCCGGTGTAAGCACGCCCGGGCCGTGACACCGCTCATCTGGCGGATGTGGCCCCGTCGTGCGCCGGTGTATGCGGCACGGCTCCCACCAGAGAGTGATCTTCCGGTTCACTTCGGGGCGTACCGCATCTTGTGGACCTGCCGTACGGCGCGAGGGGCGTCAGTGCGATGATGAGCCCGCCATGACTGCCCCCCACCCGCCAACGGCGCGCTCCGGGAACGATCTCCGGGTCCTGCGGGCCGCGGTGTTCGCCGCGGTCTGCGTCGTGCTGGCCGCGGCGGGGCACACCCTCGCCTCCTGCGCCACGGTTCCGCTGTGGTCGCTGGGGGCCGGATTCCTCGGGGCGGTCGTGGTCGCGGCGCCCCTCGCCGGCCGGCTGCGCTCGCTGCCCGGCATCGTGGCGCTGCTCACCGTCGGACAGACCGCGCTGCACGTCCTGTTCGGACTGGGCCAGCACGGCACCAGCGCGGTCACCGCATCCGGTACGGCCGCCGGGGCCGGAGCGACGGGCGGACTGTCCGACGCCTCTCTGGTCCAGCAGGCGGCACGGCTGGTCTGCGGGACCACGGCCGCGGCGATCAGCCCGGCCCAGGCCCAGCGGATCCTCGACGACGCCCGGGTCGCACCGGACGCCTCCGCCGTCGCCACGCACCATCCCGCCGACGCGCTGGCCGGCGCCGGCGACCCCGCCGCACTGCTGCCGTCCCTGCCGATGCTGCTCGGCCACGTCCTCGCGGCCCTGGCCGCCGGCTGGCTGCTGCGCCGCGGGGACCTGGCATTGGCCCGGCTCGTCGAACTGTCGGCGCACTCGGCGCACTCGGTGGCAGAGGGAGCGTTCGTACGCGCCCTGCGCGCGGCGCTCTCCCTGGTGCGCGCCCTGCACGCCGGGCTCGCCGGCGCCCCCGGTACGGGCCCGCGCCCGCCGCGTCCCGCCCTGCTGGCGCCGCCGCGGCCCCGTACCACCGCACTCCAGCACACGGTGATCAGGCGCGGCCCGCCGAGCGACGTGTTCGCCCTCGCCGCCTGACACGACACGTCCACCACCCCGCTTCCGCCCAGGGAGTACGGAGGGGGCCGTCGTCGTGCGGCACGCGCGCGTGCGCGCATCCCTCTCCTCACCCGTCACCGGTGCAGACACCGGTGCCCATTCGAAGCGGAGTGCTCCGTCCATGAAGGCTTTGAAGACTTCCCGTATCGCCGCCGCCTGCGCCGTCTCCGGCATCGCCGTCCTCGCCCTGTCCGCCCCCGCCTTCGCGCACGTCAGCGTGCAGCCGGAGGGAACGGCCGCCAAGGGCGGCTACGCGACCGTCAACTTCAAGGTCCCCAACGAACGGGACAACGCCTCCACCACCAAGCTGGAGATCAACTTCCCCGCCGAACACCCGCTGGCGTCCGTCATGCCGCAGCCGGTCCCCGGCTGGGAAGCGAAGGTCACCAAGTCCAAGCTGGACAAGCCGCTGGAGTCGCACGGCAAGCAGCTCACCGAAGTCGTCAGCAAGGTCACCTGGACCGCCGACGGTGAAGGCGTCAAGCCCGGTTACTTCCAGAAGTTCC
The Streptomyces sp. NBC_01723 genome window above contains:
- a CDS encoding PP2C family protein-serine/threonine phosphatase, which translates into the protein MNAPHPPKVAGIDSAVPSPAHTVAPAAAPAAPPNTSDAAAAAAADDDAPGKGSAPGLLLQDRLAGWVSDLTTLHELTERLVRTDTLSDGLQELLRAGAALVGARRGLVTLEPADGLGPDTTIGLGLARADLGHIETVPRTSLSYGRILDGLPVDEDGFAEPDLLAEKGLDPRHREVAARLGYAASYALPLSAEGTGRLGAAAWLYDEPAEPDEHQRHLAGLYVRYAAPHLTRLLEVERTRACMATMAEELLPSRLPRVPGVQLAARHRTGPLGGGDWYDALPLPDAALGLSVGSVTGAGPSAVAAMGRMRASLRAYAVMEGEDPVAVLSDLELLLRLTEPARSATALFGYCEPALRRITLAGAGHSPPLLIGERRTEFVETSVSAPLGMLACWEAPSVELQAEAGETVLLYTDGLLHRTGDRADRAFARLHAAAAGVPRAARHDPDAVADHVLRTVLPDGKADADSEEDVVLLAVRFE
- a CDS encoding aminopeptidase P family protein, with amino-acid sequence MAEELTQENPEIPETPEAVLEDAADADGDEPVKQRKNGLYPGVSDELAENMKSGWADTELYDLEPIAQAAETATRRAALSARFPGERLVIPAGNLKTRSNDTEYAFRASVEYAYLTGNQTEDGVLVLEPRGDGHTATIYLLPRSDRENGEFWLSGQGELWVGRRHSLTEAGKLYGIPASDVRELPDSLREATGPVRVVRGHDAGIEAALTDKVTAERDEELRVFLSEARLVKDEFEIGELQKAVDSTVRGFEDVVKVLDKAEATSERYIEGTFFLRARVEGNDVGYGSICAAGPHACTLHWVRNDGPVRSGDLLLLDAGVETHTYYTADVTRTLPINGRYSELQKKIYDAVYDAQEAGIAAVKPGAKYRDFHDASQRVLAERLVEWGLVEGPVERVLELGLQRRWTLHGTGHMLGMDVHDCAAARVESYVDGTLEPGMVLTVEPGLYFQADDLTVPEEYRGIGVRIEDDILVTVDGNRNLSAGLPRRSDEVEEWMAALKG
- a CDS encoding ATP-binding protein, producing the protein MSIWWSLHLRREAASVPLARRLLIGTMESAGVDPDISFDLSVALSEACANAVEHGGDDGAGGPTEAYRVTAYLDGERCHIEVSDTGPGFPAAAPGRPGGVGRPVSADAESGRGLCLIRELADHVQFGNEPGRNGAVVSFDKILKWREDAPLVAV